One window of Candidatus Nanosynbacter sp. HMT-352 genomic DNA carries:
- a CDS encoding type IV secretory system conjugative DNA transfer family protein has protein sequence MGAGPLIVSFIAIVIIAAGSVVAFVLYRNMLREAKNYERGLKMVPLLIHLPPTSEDVNSSNRDERDLTEEVLSQAQVMYNIISSTATKGFKSKVYGQRHISFEIVAHGGLVHYYAVVPLVLVDVIRQAVAAAYPSARLEEVSDTNIFSKVGKMSGTIGGEFTLKKSFVYPISTYQESKRDASRALLNALSSASREDGIGVQFLLRPAYDGWSKASESHIDGMKKNKGKKKGFGGVAPMDIMEALWKPPENNEKDGGSSSEDKQLTSLEQAEVDAISEKARYPAYEVLVRVVISSNTAARSQALLKNIIAAFSLFDSPRNNGFKFSLTRNVEEMTTAYIMRFFPQETRSNILNSVEMATLFHLPGANAIPTSQVKRQMSKQVDGPTDVLDEGLLIGYNEFRGVKKPIRIGTKDRRRHVYIIGQTGVGKSVLQENMAYQDMMDGRGFAFIDPHGDLVESLLGKVPKERVEDIIYFNPADMTNPIGLNMFEFDTPDQKDFLVQEAINMLYGLYDPGHTGIVGPRLEHIFRNCALLLMSDPAGGTFIDVPKCLIDPEFVKSKLKYVKDQQVIDFWTKEFPASQRSNEAGEVISWVVSKFGPFISNDAMRNIIGQTKSGFNLREIMDNNKILLVNLSKGKMGELNSKLLGIIFVMKFQAAAMSRADIPEDQRVDFSLYVDEFQNFATDSFESILSEARKYKLSLIMGNQFMTQLTDKIREAIIGNVGTVISGRIGVTDAELMVKKFQPTFDVDDLAKLPNFQSITSVMINNVPSAPFSMNWIPPMGQVNNQLRDALVRLSAAKYGRPRAVVEKEIFDRIRGGVQPKTSSSQLAPSANQKAPGGSSFLDEWLAKRQQLGGKPASSSTTVRPVNSQAPQASSQIQNTQGRPEVVDNAPSNINSVNAAASNLDSKQQSQPSAIDSAVVNRTNVSMTTNNNSVSSINIKPSQPVVKNRLDLRNGDDDDNEVMISLR, from the coding sequence ATGGGTGCGGGTCCTTTGATAGTTAGTTTTATCGCGATTGTTATTATAGCCGCTGGTTCTGTGGTAGCTTTTGTGTTGTATCGTAATATGCTGAGGGAAGCCAAAAATTATGAACGAGGCTTGAAGATGGTGCCATTGCTTATACATCTGCCTCCGACAAGTGAAGATGTCAATAGTTCAAATCGAGATGAGCGAGATTTAACTGAAGAGGTGCTGTCGCAAGCCCAGGTGATGTACAATATCATCTCAAGTACAGCAACTAAAGGATTCAAAAGTAAAGTCTACGGTCAACGTCATATATCGTTTGAGATTGTTGCACACGGTGGGTTAGTTCATTATTATGCTGTTGTTCCGCTAGTGTTAGTTGATGTTATTCGTCAAGCTGTAGCGGCAGCATATCCTTCTGCTCGGCTAGAAGAGGTATCTGATACTAATATATTCAGCAAGGTTGGCAAGATGAGCGGAACCATCGGCGGCGAATTCACCCTGAAAAAGTCCTTTGTTTATCCAATATCGACTTATCAGGAGTCGAAAAGAGATGCTTCCAGGGCATTATTAAATGCTCTATCTTCGGCGTCCAGAGAAGATGGAATAGGTGTACAATTTTTACTACGTCCGGCGTATGACGGTTGGTCCAAGGCTTCAGAGTCTCATATTGACGGCATGAAGAAAAATAAGGGCAAGAAGAAGGGCTTTGGAGGCGTTGCTCCTATGGATATCATGGAGGCTCTGTGGAAACCGCCAGAGAATAATGAAAAAGACGGTGGCTCTAGTTCTGAGGACAAGCAGCTAACATCTTTAGAGCAGGCGGAAGTGGATGCTATCAGCGAAAAAGCTCGCTATCCTGCGTATGAAGTTTTGGTGCGTGTTGTAATTTCGTCAAATACTGCGGCGCGCTCTCAAGCGTTGTTAAAAAATATAATAGCAGCCTTCTCGTTGTTTGACTCACCGCGCAATAATGGGTTTAAGTTCTCTTTAACTAGGAATGTTGAGGAAATGACAACAGCATATATTATGAGGTTCTTCCCTCAGGAAACTCGTAGTAATATTCTCAACAGTGTAGAAATGGCAACGTTATTCCATTTGCCTGGAGCTAACGCGATCCCGACTTCACAAGTTAAGCGACAGATGTCCAAGCAGGTTGATGGACCAACAGACGTTTTGGATGAGGGTTTGCTGATTGGGTATAACGAATTTCGAGGAGTCAAAAAACCTATTCGAATCGGCACAAAAGACCGTCGCCGCCACGTATATATTATTGGTCAAACAGGTGTTGGTAAATCTGTCTTGCAGGAAAATATGGCTTATCAGGATATGATGGATGGTCGGGGATTCGCCTTTATTGATCCGCACGGTGATTTGGTTGAATCTTTATTGGGTAAGGTTCCAAAAGAGCGCGTTGAGGATATTATCTACTTTAATCCTGCCGACATGACTAATCCAATTGGCTTGAATATGTTTGAGTTCGACACTCCAGACCAAAAAGACTTTTTGGTTCAAGAGGCGATTAATATGCTGTATGGTCTTTACGATCCAGGCCATACGGGAATTGTTGGTCCTCGCCTGGAGCATATTTTTAGAAACTGCGCTTTATTGTTGATGTCGGATCCTGCTGGTGGAACGTTTATTGACGTGCCGAAGTGTCTTATTGATCCTGAATTTGTGAAAAGCAAGCTTAAGTATGTAAAAGATCAGCAAGTTATTGATTTCTGGACAAAGGAATTTCCTGCGTCACAGAGGTCAAATGAGGCAGGTGAGGTTATTTCATGGGTTGTATCAAAGTTTGGTCCATTTATTTCCAATGATGCAATGCGCAATATTATTGGTCAGACCAAATCTGGATTTAATTTGCGTGAAATTATGGATAATAATAAGATTTTGCTGGTTAACTTATCGAAAGGTAAGATGGGTGAACTTAACTCTAAGCTTTTGGGTATTATCTTTGTAATGAAGTTCCAGGCGGCAGCGATGTCTCGGGCGGATATTCCAGAGGATCAGCGAGTTGATTTCTCATTGTATGTTGACGAGTTTCAGAACTTCGCCACTGACAGCTTTGAATCTATTTTGTCTGAGGCTCGTAAGTATAAATTGAGTCTTATTATGGGTAACCAGTTTATGACGCAGTTAACAGATAAGATACGAGAAGCTATTATTGGTAACGTCGGTACAGTTATTTCTGGGCGTATCGGTGTAACTGACGCTGAACTGATGGTTAAGAAATTCCAGCCGACATTCGATGTCGACGACTTGGCTAAATTGCCAAACTTCCAATCTATAACCTCTGTGATGATTAATAACGTGCCGTCTGCGCCGTTTAGTATGAACTGGATACCGCCAATGGGGCAAGTTAATAATCAACTGAGAGATGCGTTAGTAAGGCTATCTGCTGCTAAATACGGTAGACCACGAGCTGTTGTTGAGAAGGAGATATTTGACAGGATTAGAGGTGGTGTACAACCAAAGACGAGTTCTTCTCAATTAGCGCCTTCTGCTAATCAAAAGGCACCTGGTGGGTCATCGTTCTTGGATGAATGGCTAGCGAAGAGACAACAGCTAGGAGGAAAGCCCGCTTCTAGCTCAACAACCGTAAGACCAGTAAATTCGCAAGCCCCACAGGCTTCCTCACAAATACAGAATACGCAAGGTCGCCCAGAGGTGGTTGATAATGCGCCTTCTAATATAAATAGTGTAAATGCTGCGGCTTCTAACCTTGACAGCAAACAGCAAAGTCAACCTTCTGCGATAGATAGTGCTGTCGTTAATAGGACAAATGTGTCTATGACTACAAACAATAACTCTGTCTCTTCTATAAATATAAAACCGAGCCAACCTGTGGTTAAGAATCGGCTCGATTTACGCAATGGTGATGATGACGATAATGAAGTGATGATTAGCTTGAGATAA